The stretch of DNA TTTAGTCACGCGATGCCCCATTTCAACCGCGGTGCATGCCTTCCGGATTTCAGGCATATGCTGTCCGACCCTCATCAAGGAGCACCGATGCCGCCTCGCCTCACAGCCCAGGATTTCGACCAGGATCTGCTCGTTCTTTTCGACGCCTATGTGCATGGCAAGCTCGACCGCCGAGGCTTTCTCATGCAGGCGCAGAAGTTCGCCAAGGCCGGCGCGACGGCGGCGAGCCTGCTTGCGGCGTTGAGCCCCAACTTCGCGGCGGGCCAGCAGGTGGCGCCTGGCGATCCCAAGCTCAGGACCGAACACATCAGCTACCCCTCTCCAGCCGGCACCGGCACGGTCAAGGGCTACCTGGCGCGGCCTGCCGACGCCGGCACGCGGCGCCTGCCGACCGTGCTGGTGATTCATGAGAACCGCGGGCTCAACCCGCACATCGAGGACATCGCGCGGCGCCTGGCGCTCGATGGCTTCATGGCTTTCGCGCCCGATGCCTTGACCCCGCTGGGCGGCTATCCCGGCGACGAAGACAAGGCGCGCGAAGCCTTCGCCAGGCTGGACCAGGCGCTGGCCTTGCAGGACTTCATCGCGGCGGTCGCGTGGCTGAAGGCGCGCCCGGACACCAACGGGAAGATCGGCGCGGTGGGCTTCTGCTGGGGCGGCGGCATGGTCCATCTGCTGACCACGCATGTGCCCGACCTCAGCGCCGGCGTGCCCTTCTACGGCAACACGCCGGCACCGTCGGAAGCCGCCAAGGTCAGGACGCCGCTGCTGGTGCAGCGCGCCGCCATCGACGAACGCATCAATGCCGCATGGCCGGCCTACGAAGCGGCGCTCAAGGCCGCGGGTGTCAGCTTCACCGCGTACCAGTACCCGGGCACGCAGCACGGCTTCAACAACGACACGACGCCGCGCTACGACGCGGCCGCGGCGAAGCTGGCGTGGACGCGAACGATCGCCTTCTTCAAGACCCATCTGGCCGAGGCCGGGTAGCCGCGAAAGAACCGCGATGCGCTGCGTGACCGCGACCCACCGCTGGCGCCTGCTCCTGTTCGTGCTGTTGTCCGTCGCGCTCCTGCCGCTCAGGGCGCAGACCGCGGCCCAGGTGGTGGACATTCCGACCCGGCCGGGCGTGACGCAGCGCTTCGTCCATCTCGCGCCCGACAAGCCGCGCGCCGCGGTGATTCTTCTGGCGGGCGGCCATGGCGGCCTGCGGATATTTCCCAACGGCAGTTTCGGATGGGGCGACGGCAACTTCCTCGTGCGCACGCGCGAGCTGTTCGCGCAGCAGGGGCTCGTGGTGGCGGTCGTCGATGCGCCATCGGACCGGCAGTCGGCGCCCTTCCTCAGCGGCTTTCGCCAGACGCCCGAGCATGTGGCGGATCTCAAGGCGGTGATCGCCTGGCTGCGCGACCAGACCGGCGTACCCGTCTGGCTGGTGGGCACCAGCCGCGGCACGCAGTCGGCGGCCTGGGCTGCCACGCAATTGCCGCGTGCCGATGGCGGACCGGACGGCCTGGTGCTGACCTCCACCATCCTGAGCGACCCGCGCAGCCGCGCGGTGCCGGCGATGCCCCTGGAGCGCGTCGCGGTGCCGGTGCTGGTGGTGCACCACCAGCAGGACGGTTGCGCGCTGTGCGCCTTCGCACTGACGCCGGGCCTCATGGAGAAGTTCACGGCCGCACCGCGCAAGGAACTCATCGCGGTCAGCGGTGGCATCAGCAGGGGCGACCCGTGCGAGGCCGCGGCCTATCACGGCTACAACGGCGTGGAGGCCGACGTGGTGGGCCGTATCGCGGCCTGGATCACCGCGCATTGACGGCGCTCGAACACGCAGCGCCTGCACGCACGCGCCGGTTCGCCCTCGGCTCGCTGTCGAGCCGACGAACGGCTGCGGCCCTGGACGCAGGCTGCACGTCGTGCGGCACCACCAGGACGTCCGCGGTGGCGTGGCGCAGCACGCGCCGGGCGACGCTTCCGAAGACGAAATCGGACACGGCAGAGGCCGGGTGCTTGCCGACCACGATGAGCTCGGCGCCGCCGTGCTGCTGCTGCACCACCGTCTGGCGCGCGGGGTCGCCATGGCCGATGGCCGAATAGACGCGGTTCCGGCGCGCGTCCGAGGAATCGGTCAGCCAGAACATCCGGTCCTGTGCGTAGCGCCGGCATGCGTGCCGGTAGGCCTTGACCGCATGCTCGGAGACTTCCGCGCAGCGAAGCTTTCCCTCGTTGGCGGTGCTGAGCGCATGAAAGAGCTCGACCTGCGCGGACTGGTTGAGTGCGAAGGCGAACTCGACCAGCTTGCGCGAGGCGTCCGAGAAGTCCACCGCGACCAGCAGCCGCCGGTAAGGCGCTTCGGCTTTCTGGCGCGTGACGAGGATGGGCCGGCGCGCCATGCGCAGGAGCCGCTCCACCGGCTGGCCGCAGAGCAATGAGCGCAGGCTGCATTCCGGCATCGCGCCCATGACCACGAGGTCGGCACAGCGCGCTTCGCTCGCCACGTCCTCAAGCGTGTTCATGGTCTGACTCAGCGGCCGCACGCAAAGGCCGTGGCGCTGGCCCAGCTGCAGCGCCTGATGGGCCAGGCGGCACGCCGCATCGGCGCGCGGGGACACGCCGGCCGGCGTCGCATAGAGCAGCTTGAGTGTGGTGTCGTGCTCGACGGCCAGAAGCGCCGCGCGGGAGAGGGCGAGGTCCGCGCGCACGCTCAGGTCGGTCACGGCAAGGATGGATCGAGGCGTCATGGCAGAGCTAACTTTCCTGGAGACGAGCGCGACCCTGCAGACACGAGGGATCGACGCACTCCATTCATGCGGACCGCCTTCGATCGAAGGCGACCGCGGACGCGCGGGGCTCGTGCCCGGCGGTGGAAGGTTGCGCTGAAGAGGAAAGGAGCGGACCGCCGGGCTTAGAGCTGTGCAGGCGGCTGCTTGCGACGCACCTTCAGGACCTTGCGTGCACGCAGGCACGTCGCTGCAAGGAGCAGCGCCGCGGCGGCGGTGTGGGTCAGGGCAAGCAGGGCGGTCGACATGGCATCGAGTCTATGCACTGCGTCCTGTTCGGGCAAGCAATGGCCTCAGGCTTCTTGCCAGATTACTCAAGCGGGAGCGCAGCCGGCAGCAGCAGGAGGGTCGTGAAGCCGGCCAGCGGCGGCGACAGCCAGCGCTGCGCGCGCGCCCGTCCGATCGCGCGCACCCGGCCCTCGGCCTCGAGTTCGACCAGCGCGCGCTGGACGGTGCGCTGGCTGGCACCCAGCGCCAATGCCAGGGCCGAGGTCGACCAGGCCGCGCCATCGGAGAGCAGCGCCACCAGCGAGGCCTGCTCGCCGTCGATGGGCGGCGCCAGAACGACCACCTCGCGCGCCGCGTGCGGCCTGAGAACGAAGCCTTGCCCGGTGGCCTCGATCGACGCCAGCGTCGCGACGAGCGCGCGCAGGCGGCCGATCTCGACGCGCAGCCGTGCCCGATGCGTCTCGTCGGGATCGCGGGTGTGGAAGGCGCACGCGATCAGCGCCTCGCGATCGACATCGCCGGGCCAGCCCTCGGCGAGCGCGCGCACCAATGCGAACAGCACCGGCCGGCGCGCCAGCGGCTGCCATGCGTCGCCGGCGCGCAGCCCGCGGCGGCAGGCATCGATCACCAGCGCGCCCGAAACCAGCAGCGCTGCGACCTCGTCGAGGCGCAAGCTCTGCGCGCTGCCCGCGGCGAAGCAGCGCGCGGCAGGACGATCGAGCACGGCGCGCGCCTCCGCCACTTCGGCCCGCAATGCCGGCACGCGTGCGCGATCGGCGGCCTCGTGCGCGCGGGCGAGCGCCGCTTGCGCCGGGCCGATGTGCAGCGAGCGCAGCGCGAGCTCGGCCGCGGTCAGCTCGGCCACTGCCGCCAGCGCCGGCGGCAGGCCGCGTGCATCGAGCCGCGCCAGCGCGGCCGCGGCCTCGTCGAGGCGGCCGAGCAGCAGCAGCCGGCGCACCGCGATCAGCCGTGCCTGCAGCGCGTTGGCATGATCGGCGCGGGCCTCGAGCGTGGCGGCCGCCGCCGTCAAGGTGCGCGGCAAACCGCCGAGGTCGCGCATGGCCAGCGCCACCTCGGCCTCGGCCACGACACAGCGCGCACGCGCCAGCTCCTCGTGCGCACCGAAGCCGCGGGCGGCGCGCCGCAACAATTCACGGGCGCGCAGATGCTCGCCGAGCTGGGCCATCGCGATGCCACGCAGGGCCAGCGCCGGCGGGTCTTCGCGCAGCGCGATGCGCTGGAGGGCACCGATGGCATCGCCGGCGGCAAGGGCACGCGCGGAGGCGGCGATCAAGGAATCCATGCCGACAGGCTACACCGGCGGCATGGACTCCCGCGATGGCAGCAAGGCCGAAGGCACGGGCCGTGGCGGGCGCATGGCGACGGCAGGCCGCGCGATGTCGCTCGCCGGCCATTCGAGGGTCACGTTCAACGGGCCGGGCACATCGAAGGCCTCGGCACCGGCATCGAGCTTGCCGATCACGTGGATGCCGCCGCTGATCGTCTGGCCGTCATGGCGATAGAAGATCGACAGATCGGGACCCGGCCCCCAGCAGACCAGGTCGCCGACTTCGTAGGCGCGCGTGCGCGTGCCCTTGCCCGAGATGGGCCTGGGGAGCGGACCGAATTTCTCTCGGCGAAAGAGATCGTGCAGGGTGATCGTCAGCGGCAGCATGGCGGCCAGTTCCCGCGCCGTCCTGCTGCGCGCCAGCGTGGCCGCAAAGACCTTGCCATTCAGTTTCAGATGGATTTTCATGATGGACCTCCGGCGCGGCGTTCATCGAGGCGACGAACGCCCTCTGCGGTGCACCGCCGAGCGGCGCCACCGACATGTGCGATTGGGAATACGGGTCGGGCCGCTGCCGATGCGCAGCGGGCCGATGGCTTCGTCAGGGGCTCGTGCGGCCCAGCTGAAGTTCACGCAGGCGCTTGACGTCGCGTGCCGGCGGCAAGCCGAAGAAGCGGCTGTATTCGCGGTTGAACTGCGACTGGCTCTCGTAGCCCACGCGGTGCCCCGCGGTGGCGGCATCCGCGTGTTCGCTGATCATGATGCGCCGCGACTCCTGCAGGCGCAGCTGCTTCTGGAACTGCAGCGGGCTCATCGCGGTGACGGCCTTGAAGTGCTGGTGCAGCGAAGACACGCTCATGTGAACCTCGTCCGCCAGTTCCTCGACCCGCAGCGGTTCCTGGAAGCGCCGCGAGAGCACGCCGATGGCCTGCGCGATGCGCTGGCTGTGGCTGTCGACCACCGCCATCTGGGCCAGCCGCCAGCCGTCGGGCGAGCGGAGCAGGCGGTAGAGGATTTCGCGGATGATCAGCGGCGCGAGGGCCGGCACGTCTTCGGGCGCATCCAGCAACCGGGTCAGTCGCAGCAGCGGATCGAGCAGCGTGCCCGACAGCTCGCCGGTGAAGAGGCCGCGCTGCGAAGCCCGCTTCGGCAGCGTCTCGCCGAGCCGGAGATCCAGCGCGAGCGCCGTGATGTCCTTGACGTCGAAGCTCAGCCGCAGCCCCAGGTAGGGGGCCTCGGGCGACGCATCGACCACCTGGCCGGACACGGGCAGGTTCTGCGCCACCATGAGGTACTGGCTGCTGTCGTAGACGTAGACCTCGTCGCTGAGCAGCACCCGCTTGGTCCCTTGCGCCACCACGCAGAAGGCCGGCTCGTGCACCGCGTGGACCGGATGCTGCTGCATGTGCGAGACCCGGGCCAGCACGAAGCGCGGGATCGCGGTCGCATGGGCGCCGTCGGTGCCGGTGAGCCGCTCGATCATCGCGGCGAGTTCGGCCCGCATGACGGTGGCCTGCAGTTGATCGACGGGGCGATCGTCGAGCCGTGCGTTGGGGATGGATGTGAGCATGGACCGAAGCTTATGCATCTCGCAGCGCCTTGTCTCCATGCTTGCGATGCTGCCGGAGAATCATGCAAACATCTTCAACGATCCTGCAAGCGGCGGGGCCGCACAAGGCCCGGCGCTTGACCCGGCCCCAGGGGCACCCTTTAAAAAGGGAAGACCCCAACGAAAGGAATTGTCCATGCCATCCTCGGCCCCGTCCCTGAATCCGTCCGAAGCCGCGCGGCATCTCGGCGTATCGGCCAAGGCGCTGCGGCTCTACGAGCAGCGCGGCCTGTTGAATCCCAGGCGGACGGCTGCCGGGTGGCGCGCCTACGGTCCGCACGAGATGGCCCGTGCCGCGGAGATCGTCGGCCTGCGCACGCTCGGCCTCAGCCTGGCCCAGGTGGGGCGCCTGGTGGACGGCAATTCCCAGGGCCTGGAACACACGCTCGCCGCGCACCAGAAGACGCTCGAAGGACAGCTTCATCGCCTCGCGCACACGGTCGAGAAAATTCGCGGCCTGCGTAGCGACGTGGCGCAGGGCCGCACGCCGACGCTGGCCGAACTGACCGGCCTGCTGGCGCCCGCCGCCCAGGTCAGCGTGGCATTCGATCTGCCGTGGCCCTGGGGCGGCGAGCGATTCGAGCTGCGCGGCATCCGGTCGCTGAACTACATCGTCGGCCCGCTCGGCAGCGGCAAGACCCGGCTGGCGCAACGCCTCGCCGAAACGCTGCCCAACGCCGCGTGGCTCGGTCTCGATCGACTCGCCCAGGGCGGCGCGGCCGCACGCGCACGGCTCGCTGTCGACCCCGCGCTCGCATCGAAGGTCGATCAAGCGATGGCATGGCTGGCGGAGGACGGCGCCACGCCCTCGGATGCGCTGGTCGCGCTGCTCGCCGGCCTGGAAGCCGACGGCCCCGAAACGCTGGTGGTGGACCTGATCGAAGAAGGGCTGGACCCGGCGACGCAGGAGGCCCTGATGGCGCTGCTGCACCGGCGCGGCGCCGGCGCGCGTCCGATCTTCCTGCTCACGCGCTCGTGCGCGATCCTCGATGTGACCGCTGTCGGTCCGGATGAAGCCATCATTCTTTGCCCCGCGAATCACAGCCCGCCGACGCAGGTGGCGCCCTACCCCGGCGCGCCCGGCTACGAGGCGGTCGCCACCTGTCTGGCCTCGCCCGAGGTCCGGGCCCGAACGGCAGGGCTCATGGCGCGCTTCGCAGACAAGGCGGCGGCATGACCGGGCTCGAGCCATCGCGCGATGCGGGAGCCGCCGGGCCGGATGCTGCGGCAGCACGGACAGCGCTGCAGTGGTTTGCCAGGTACTTGTGAGCTTCCATCAGGGCTGCCGACCTGAGAAGATCGATCCCGGCGATCTGTTCGCCTTTGAACGCAACCCTGGAGACACTCATGCTGACCCCCAGCCCCACCGACCGCAGTCGCATCCTGGCCGACCGCGTCGAGGCCTTCGTGCGCAAGGTCGTCATTCCGTATGAAGCCGATCCGCGCTGCACCCCTCACGGACCCACGGCCGAACTGGTGTCCGAGCTGCGCGGCATGGCGCGCGACGCCGGCCTCATGACGCCGCACATCCTGCCCGACGGGAGTCACCTCACCCAACTGGAAACCGCCGCGGTGCTGAAGCGCTCGGGTCTGTCGCCGCTGGGTCCGGTGGCCTTGAACACCATGGCGCCGGATGAAGGCAACATGTTCCTGCTCGGCAGGATCGGAACGTCCGCGCAGAAGCAGCGCTTTCTCGAACCGCTGGTCGAAGGCCGGGCCCGATCGGCCTTCTTCATGACCGAGCCGGCAGTCGAAGGTGGCGCGGGCTCGGACCCGTCCATGCTGCAGACCACTGCCGTGCGCGACGCCGGCGAATGGGTGATCAACGGGCGCAAGACTTTCATCACGGGCGCCGACGGTGCGGCGGTGGGCATCGTGATGGCGCGCACCGGCAGCGGCGAACATGCGCAGTCCACCATGTTCCTGGTGGACCTGCCGCACCCGGCGGTTCGCATCGAGCGGGTGCTCGACACCATCGACAGCTCGATGCCGGGCGGCCATGCGTTGATCGCGATCGACGGCCTGCGCGTACCGGACAGCCAGGTGCTGGGCGCCGTGGACGAAGGCTTCCGCTATGCGCAGATCCGTCTGTCGCCGGCGCGCCTTTCGCACTGCATGCGCTGGCTGGGCGCGACCGCCCGCGCGCATGAGATTGCCACCCGCTATGCCACCACGCGCAAGGCCTTCGGCAAGCTCCTGGTGGATCACGAGGGCGTCGGCTTCATGCTGGCCGACAACCTGATCGATCTGCAGCAGGCCGCATTGATGATCGACTGGTGCGCCGGCGTGCTCGACGGCGGCTCGCAGGCCACCACGGAAAGCTCCATGACCAAGGTGGCCGTGTCCGATGCGCTGTTCCGAGTGGCCGATCGCTGTGTGCAGGTGATGGGTGGCAGCGGCGTTTCGCGTGACAGCATCGTGGAACAGGTGTTCCGCGAGATCCGCGCCTTCCGCATCTACGATGGTCCGACCGAAGTGCACAAGTGGTCGCTGGCCAAGAAGATCAAGCGCGACGCCGCCGCGCGTTAGCCCAGCGGGTCGTAGCCGGGGGCCTGGTCCATCTCGGAGGGTTTGTAGATGGTGTGCTGCGCCGCGGGACCGAGCGCGTCCGTGACCACCAGAAGACGCCAGAGCGGCTCGCGCGCCGAGCATGCGCGCTCGTCGCTCGTCAGCTGAAATCCGGGCACGCCTGCCGAGGTGCCCTTCACCGCGACCTTGAGGAGCGTCGCGCCCTTCGCGTTCGACACCTCGATGTCGTAGCCGAGCTGCTGACCCACCACGTTCTCGGCCTTGTAGCCGTAGCCCGTGAAGTGGCGCGTCACGTAGGCGATCGCGGCGGCCTCGACCTCTTCCCGCGAAGCCTGAGGGGCCGCCGCGAGGTCCGGCTCGGCCTCTTGCCGAACGCCCGCCCGCGCTGCGGCGGCCTGCATGTCGGCCTCGGTCGGAACCCAGCCGCGCGGGCCGCGGACCAGAAGGGCCAGCTGCCGCTCGGGCTCCCAGGTGGCGACGTGCCATTCGTCGTCATCGCGCACGCGGGTCGACACCTTCGCGCTCTTGTTGCTCTCCAGCTCGACGATGGCGACGCGGTTGGTCTGCAGAACGGCCCGGAAGCCCTGGCCGGCGTCGAAGCTCCGCTTGAGCAATGCGAGGCGGTCCTTGACGCGCTGGATCTGGTTGGGCGTGCGCGCGCCGCCGCCCGCGCGGCGCTGCGTGTCCAGCGACTCGAGGTAGAACCACCGTCCGCCGGAACCGACACTGACGTACTCGGCCCAGATGGTGGCGATGACGTTGTCGCCCGTCGCCAGCCAGGCGTACTCGTAGGGCTTGTCGCGCGCGTCGAACACGCCCATCTTGGCGACGATCTCCACCGGCGCGAGCCGGGGCCCCGACAGGCGCTTCTCATTGATGACGGCGAGTACCTGGGGGTCGACTTCCTTGTCCATTCAGCGGGCTTCCGGCGAGTTGGGGCTTGGCAGTATGCCGCATCCGTCGTCATCCCCCGGCATGTCAGCCGGCACTGCGCCACCGGCCCGAATCCGGGCACACGGCGGCGCGTGCGCCGTCCAGCCAGACCTGCTCTTCCTCCAGCTGCGAGGCGGTCGAGGGATCGATGTCGAAGGCGATGCGCAGTGCGCGGGCCACGTCGGCGTTTTCGATCGGAAGCTCCCAGCTCAGGAAGACCTGCGTGCAGTCCTGTCCGGCCGCGAAGTCGGCCACATCGAAGCCGCTGCTGCCGCGCCGGATGACGGCATGCGGCTGGGCCGTATCGAACAGCAGGGCCGTGCCTCTCGCCAGGGGGATTCGATGGCCGGTCGAAGGGAAATGCACGTCCAGCCCGCGGTCCTCGCTCACGAAGAGATTGCAGAAGGCCGCGCCGCCATACTGCGCGCCGTCATGGTGGTACCTCGCGCCGCGGCAGACCATCAGCGCTGCATCGCAGTCGGCGAGCACATCCTGCAGACCGAGTGCGCGCGTCCAGTCGGCCATCGCCTGCACGCAGCGTCCGTAGTCCGGCCAGCGCGCACGCGCGCGTGCCAGGGGCAATGCCTCGACATCACCGGGTTCCAGGGCCAGGTGCAACGATGTCTCTCTTTCCCAATCCGCCGTGAGCCTCGCAGGGGGCGCAGGCACGTCGAGGCTGCCCGACCGCACGGCATCGCTCACGCTGCGGCTGCGGATGGCATCACCGCTGCGGAAGTGGGACACCAGGCGCGCTGGCGCGCGATGCAGCGGAGGGGAACGGCTCATCCGGACGAGTCTAGCGAGAGTGATGCGGTCGAAGCGGCATGCCCGAGAATCCCTGCATGCCTCACGCCGTCTCGCTTCTGCGCACCGCCCGACTGGCACGCAGCGCCAAACCCTTTCTCGCCCGCGGCGGCTTCAAGCGCGAGCGCTGCGCGGGCTGCCGGCTCGTTCCCAGCCACTGCATGTGTGCCTTGCGCCCGTCGGTGGCCACACGCGCGGGCGTGTGCCTGATCATGGCCGACATCGAGGCGCTCAAGCCCACCAACACGGGCTGGCTGGTCGCCGACGTGGTGGCCGATACCTTTGCCTTCGGCTGGGCGCGCACCGACACCGACCCCGCACTTCTGG from Variovorax sp. PBL-E5 encodes:
- a CDS encoding dienelactone hydrolase family protein, which encodes MPPRLTAQDFDQDLLVLFDAYVHGKLDRRGFLMQAQKFAKAGATAASLLAALSPNFAAGQQVAPGDPKLRTEHISYPSPAGTGTVKGYLARPADAGTRRLPTVLVIHENRGLNPHIEDIARRLALDGFMAFAPDALTPLGGYPGDEDKAREAFARLDQALALQDFIAAVAWLKARPDTNGKIGAVGFCWGGGMVHLLTTHVPDLSAGVPFYGNTPAPSEAAKVRTPLLVQRAAIDERINAAWPAYEAALKAAGVSFTAYQYPGTQHGFNNDTTPRYDAAAAKLAWTRTIAFFKTHLAEAG
- a CDS encoding alpha/beta hydrolase; the protein is MTATHRWRLLLFVLLSVALLPLRAQTAAQVVDIPTRPGVTQRFVHLAPDKPRAAVILLAGGHGGLRIFPNGSFGWGDGNFLVRTRELFAQQGLVVAVVDAPSDRQSAPFLSGFRQTPEHVADLKAVIAWLRDQTGVPVWLVGTSRGTQSAAWAATQLPRADGGPDGLVLTSTILSDPRSRAVPAMPLERVAVPVLVVHHQQDGCALCAFALTPGLMEKFTAAPRKELIAVSGGISRGDPCEAAAYHGYNGVEADVVGRIAAWITAH
- a CDS encoding universal stress protein, whose product is MTPRSILAVTDLSVRADLALSRAALLAVEHDTTLKLLYATPAGVSPRADAACRLAHQALQLGQRHGLCVRPLSQTMNTLEDVASEARCADLVVMGAMPECSLRSLLCGQPVERLLRMARRPILVTRQKAEAPYRRLLVAVDFSDASRKLVEFAFALNQSAQVELFHALSTANEGKLRCAEVSEHAVKAYRHACRRYAQDRMFWLTDSSDARRNRVYSAIGHGDPARQTVVQQQHGGAELIVVGKHPASAVSDFVFGSVARRVLRHATADVLVVPHDVQPASRAAAVRRLDSEPRANRRVRAGAACSSAVNAR
- a CDS encoding helix-turn-helix domain-containing protein, translating into MDSLIAASARALAAGDAIGALQRIALREDPPALALRGIAMAQLGEHLRARELLRRAARGFGAHEELARARCVVAEAEVALAMRDLGGLPRTLTAAAATLEARADHANALQARLIAVRRLLLLGRLDEAAAALARLDARGLPPALAAVAELTAAELALRSLHIGPAQAALARAHEAADRARVPALRAEVAEARAVLDRPAARCFAAGSAQSLRLDEVAALLVSGALVIDACRRGLRAGDAWQPLARRPVLFALVRALAEGWPGDVDREALIACAFHTRDPDETHRARLRVEIGRLRALVATLASIEATGQGFVLRPHAAREVVVLAPPIDGEQASLVALLSDGAAWSTSALALALGASQRTVQRALVELEAEGRVRAIGRARAQRWLSPPLAGFTTLLLLPAALPLE
- a CDS encoding cyclophilin-like fold protein, which translates into the protein MKIHLKLNGKVFAATLARSRTARELAAMLPLTITLHDLFRREKFGPLPRPISGKGTRTRAYEVGDLVCWGPGPDLSIFYRHDGQTISGGIHVIGKLDAGAEAFDVPGPLNVTLEWPASDIARPAVAMRPPRPVPSALLPSRESMPPV
- a CDS encoding AraC family transcriptional regulator translates to MLTSIPNARLDDRPVDQLQATVMRAELAAMIERLTGTDGAHATAIPRFVLARVSHMQQHPVHAVHEPAFCVVAQGTKRVLLSDEVYVYDSSQYLMVAQNLPVSGQVVDASPEAPYLGLRLSFDVKDITALALDLRLGETLPKRASQRGLFTGELSGTLLDPLLRLTRLLDAPEDVPALAPLIIREILYRLLRSPDGWRLAQMAVVDSHSQRIAQAIGVLSRRFQEPLRVEELADEVHMSVSSLHQHFKAVTAMSPLQFQKQLRLQESRRIMISEHADAATAGHRVGYESQSQFNREYSRFFGLPPARDVKRLRELQLGRTSP
- a CDS encoding MerR family transcriptional regulator, translating into MPSSAPSLNPSEAARHLGVSAKALRLYEQRGLLNPRRTAAGWRAYGPHEMARAAEIVGLRTLGLSLAQVGRLVDGNSQGLEHTLAAHQKTLEGQLHRLAHTVEKIRGLRSDVAQGRTPTLAELTGLLAPAAQVSVAFDLPWPWGGERFELRGIRSLNYIVGPLGSGKTRLAQRLAETLPNAAWLGLDRLAQGGAAARARLAVDPALASKVDQAMAWLAEDGATPSDALVALLAGLEADGPETLVVDLIEEGLDPATQEALMALLHRRGAGARPIFLLTRSCAILDVTAVGPDEAIILCPANHSPPTQVAPYPGAPGYEAVATCLASPEVRARTAGLMARFADKAAA
- a CDS encoding acyl-CoA dehydrogenase family protein: MLTPSPTDRSRILADRVEAFVRKVVIPYEADPRCTPHGPTAELVSELRGMARDAGLMTPHILPDGSHLTQLETAAVLKRSGLSPLGPVALNTMAPDEGNMFLLGRIGTSAQKQRFLEPLVEGRARSAFFMTEPAVEGGAGSDPSMLQTTAVRDAGEWVINGRKTFITGADGAAVGIVMARTGSGEHAQSTMFLVDLPHPAVRIERVLDTIDSSMPGGHALIAIDGLRVPDSQVLGAVDEGFRYAQIRLSPARLSHCMRWLGATARAHEIATRYATTRKAFGKLLVDHEGVGFMLADNLIDLQQAALMIDWCAGVLDGGSQATTESSMTKVAVSDALFRVADRCVQVMGGSGVSRDSIVEQVFREIRAFRIYDGPTEVHKWSLAKKIKRDAAAR
- a CDS encoding protein NO VEIN domain-containing protein — protein: MDKEVDPQVLAVINEKRLSGPRLAPVEIVAKMGVFDARDKPYEYAWLATGDNVIATIWAEYVSVGSGGRWFYLESLDTQRRAGGGARTPNQIQRVKDRLALLKRSFDAGQGFRAVLQTNRVAIVELESNKSAKVSTRVRDDDEWHVATWEPERQLALLVRGPRGWVPTEADMQAAAARAGVRQEAEPDLAAAPQASREEVEAAAIAYVTRHFTGYGYKAENVVGQQLGYDIEVSNAKGATLLKVAVKGTSAGVPGFQLTSDERACSAREPLWRLLVVTDALGPAAQHTIYKPSEMDQAPGYDPLG